The Alphaproteobacteria bacterium DNA segment CCTTGACTTCGGGCTGGTCGCCGATCTGTCCGAGTTCTTCCCTTACGCCAATGAAGCCCCCATGTGCGCGGATGGCAGCGGTCGTTATTGGCAAGCCGCCGCCGACAAAATCCGCCGCGTGGAAGTCGATATTCTGGGCAACGGCGACGTGGCCGAATGGGATGTCTCGGCTTGGACGGGTGGGCTGCGCCCCAACATTATCTTCTGGGACGACACGACGGGGCATTTGTTCTTCAAGATCAATCAGTTGCACCGGATCGTCAAATGGCATCCCGACAACGGGTTCGCGGCCTATGTGGATGGGGTCTCGCTGGCAGTCGGCTACACGATGCAGGACGATTATGCGTTTCCGCAAAAGGGACGCCTTTGGGCGACGAATGACCTGACGGCGACACTGGTCGATCTCGTAAGCATGCGGGTCGAAAAGACCATCAATCTTATGCCCTATATGCCGACGTCGGCCACGCACTTTTGTGGCTGCTACGAGAAGTTCACCCACAGCGCCATCATCATGACCAATGAGGGCGAGGTCAAATATCCGTTGGAGCGTTACGGCTCTGATAACGTGGCTTTATCGTCCATCCTTACGGACTTGTGCGAAAGGGCGGGCCTAAAACAAACCGACATCCTGACGAACGAAGTCAGCCAATTGGTGCATGGTTATGTGATGAGCCGCCGTGCATCGGCGCGTGACGCCATCGAGCCTTTGCTCGGCGCGTACTTTATCGATGCTGCTGAAACAGACGGCGTGCTGCGCTTTATCCCGCGCGGGCAGGATTTGGCGGCCACGATCCCTTACGACGATCTTGGCGCGGTGGAGGGAACATCGAATGATAATCCGCTCCGCGTGACCGAAACCCGCACGCAGGAGCTTGAGCTTCCACAACGCATCGACCTGACCCATTACGACCCCGAACGCGACTATCAAAGCAACACCCAAAACGCTGCCCGCGCCAGCAACGCCGTCACGACCAAGGATCAACAAACGGTAGAGCTGTCCATCGCCTTGTCGGCGGACGAAGCGGCGCAGATCGCGGACAAGACGCTGACCAGCGCGTGGATCGGGCGGAACCAGTTCGAGTTTAACCTGCCGCCCAAATGGCTGCGGCTTGATCCCACGGACGTGATCGACGTTCTATTGCCGGATGCCACGCTGGCTTTGCGCCTGACGCAAGTGGACTTCGGTGGCAACAACATCGTGGCCTGCAAAGCGGTGGCCGAGGACGAGATCGCCTATACGTCCAACGCCAAGGGCGCTGGCGTGCCGATTGCATCTAACCCGATCCCCATTTCCACGCCGATCTCGGCCTTGGTCATGGATATGCCCATGCTGCGGGCCGAGGATGATGGGCTGGGGCTTTATTACGCCTTGGCGCTTAAAAACAACGGGACGGCCAGCCTTTACAAATCGCCTGACGCGCTGACATGGAACATCATTGGAACGGGGGAAGCAGCTCCGGCCTATGGTTGGGCTTCGAGCGTTCTGGCCGCTCCTCTCAGCCCATGGTCGTGGGATGAGACGAATACGGTACAGATCGCGCTTTCCCACGGCACGCTGGATAGCAAGACGGCGCTGGAAGTCCTCAATTGGAACAATGTCGGCATTCTGGGCGACGAGCTGATCCAATGGAAAAACGCCACTCTGTTGGCCGAAAACCTTTACCAGCTTTCCGGTCTTTTGCGCGGGCGGCGCGGCACGGAATGGGCCACAGGCATGCACAAGATCGGCGACCGCTTCGTGGTTCTAGCCACGGACGGCTTTTATCGCATGGCGATGGCCGCGACCGAGATCGGGCAACTTTCTTATTATAAGGCCATCCCGTCCGGCGGGGATTGGGACGATGCAGCACAAACCAGCCTCAAATACAATGCGGCCAGCCTGCGGTGTTTTTCGCCAGTCCACGTTAAAGGAACCCGCGATGGTTCCGGCAACCTGACCCTGTCATGGATCATGCGCGCGCGGTGGAATGGCGAATGGCTCGACAGCATCGACATCTCGAACTACGAGGCCACGGAAGCCTATGAGATCGACATTTTGAACGGCGACACGGTGGTGCACACGCTTTCCGCCACCACGACCAGCGCGACATACAGCGCCGCGGATCAGACAATCGATTTCGGCGCGGCGCAGAGCGTCCTGTCCATCGCCATTTATCAGATCAACAGCACCATCGGGCGGGGCACGCCCGGAAAGGCCACGGTTTAAGCCATGACGACAACCCCAAACCTTCTCATCAACCACATCGCGGCCAGCCAAGCCCAAAAGGAAGTGACGGCCAACTCGGCTTTCGACGCCTTGGACAAGGCGCTGTGCCAGTTTACAAGCCTAGTGGTGGCCGATGCCAATCTGGCGCTGACGGACGCGCAGATGCTCGGCAACATGGCGGTAAAGTTTACAGGAGCCTTGACGGCGGTGCGGACGATCACGGTTCCCGCACATCCGAAACTGCTCTGCGTCGAGAACGGCACGACGGGCGGTTACGCGATTTCTGTTAAAACGCCATCCGGCACAGCCGTTTCCGTCGGTAGCGGCGAACGTAGGCTGCTTTATTGCAACGGAACAGATTTTTCTGTCATGGCTGAGGCTGGCGTGGCGACGCCCTATGATGTTGGCGGCAGCTATGCAGGCAAGCCAGCAGGAAGCGCCGTCATCATGCGCTTTCCCATGCCTCGCGCCGTTCGCTTTCTTTCCGGCATGCCTCAGAGCAAAGGCGTGGCCGCAACGGCGGCTACAGCGGCGGTGGCCTTTTCGATCCGCAAGAACGGGGCTGAGTTTGCCTCCATGATCTTCGCGGCCTCTGCTACCAGCGCCACATTCACATGCCTAAACACCACCGACTTCGCGGCTGGCGACATCTTGTCGCTCGTTGCGTCGTCTTCGCCCGACGACACGCTTTCCGATATAGGCTTCGCGTTGGCGGGCATTCGCCTTTAAGGAGGATTTATGGCTCTTCGTTTTATCGACGGTTTTACCCATTACACAACCCGCGACCAGTTTCTTTACAAATACGCGGAAGTGGGATCGAGCAGCTACGTCTCCATCGACGTCGGGCGACGGTCGGGCAGCAAGTGTGTGCGGCTTTACTCAACCTCCGGCTACATCACCAAGACGCTGGACGAACAGGCAACGTGGGTTGTCGGGGCCGCCATAAAGATTGAGGCGTTGCCTTCCGGCAATGCCGCGCTCTTCCAGTTCCGCGACAACACAGGCAACGCGCAGGCCACGCTTTGTATCACAACCACAGGGGCGCTCATGCTGGCGCGTGGCTCGACCAGCGGTACGGTACTGGCGACTTCCGGCAGCGCGTTGCCGGTTGGCGCGTGGAATTATGTCGAAGCCAAGTTGACCATCGCCGACAGCGGCGGTTACTTTGAAGTCCGCGTCAACGGACAGAGCTGGGCCAGCTACACGGGTGACACGAAATACTCGTCCTCGCTTGCCACGGCCAACTCGATCAAGATGTTTGGCCTGACGCCTGCCGTGGTGGCCTATTACGGCGATCTTTACATCTGCGACGGCACGGGAAGCGTGAACAAGGATTTTCTTGGCGATGTGCGCGTGGACACGATCTTCCCCTCTGGCGCGGGCGCAGCGGCACAGTTTACGCCGACGGGCAGCGCGAATAATTGGGAGAATGTGGACGACGCTTCGCCGGACGAAGATGCGGGCTACAATGTCAGCGATACGGCGGGGGCTACGGACAGTTTCGTCTTTGCGGACGTCACGGCCTTAAATGCCTCGGTGTTCGGCGTTCAAGCGAACATTCTGGCCCGCAAGGACGATGCGGGAACGCGAACCCTGCGCGGCATTGCGCGTGTTGCTGGAGCCAACTACGAAGGCGGCGATCGGTCGCTTTCGGACTCTTACGTCGATCAGCGGCAAATCTGGGATCTTAATCCGGCAACCTCTGCGGCATGGACGGAAAGCCAGATCAACGCCGCCGAATTCGGCTACAAGGTGCAAGCCTAATGTTGCGCGTAACGCAAAATGCCGTTGAGGTCGTCCGCAAACCGACAACCGCCAACATGCGCGTGACGGCCTGCGCAACGGAGGTTTTGCTCCGTCCGGCCACGCGCTTTGCACATGCAAGCCAGATCGCTATCGAAATCCTGCGCGCGAACGCCGCGCCGCCAACGGAAGATGAAATCCGGCAACCCCTTGTCATCATCGTCGCAGGATAAGCCCATGCCCCAAACACAAACGGAAAGCCTGCCCAATAGGCGGGATCAGGAGAGCTTTGCCATGAGTCCCAACGAACAGATCGAATATTTCCGCAGCATTGGACGCCTTGAAGCGCAAGTCGCCGCGCTGGTCAGCGCCGTCACCGAGATCAAGGCCAAGATGGATTGCATCGACTCGCGCCTTGATCAGCTTGACCGTCTCGCCAATCGCTGGAAAGGCGGCTTTGCCGTGATCCTGACGTTGGGAGCCATCGCCGGATTCGTGCTCGACAACGTCCTGCGCTGGTGGACGAGCAAAGGGTCTTAAGCGCCGCCACATTTCCACCCCAGCCGCCGTTCCCAAGAACTGGCGGTTTTATTGTGCCTTAACGAAAGGACTGAAAAGATGACAAACAAGACGCTTCCACGAGGAATTCGCAACAACAACCCCGGCAACCTGAAAAAGACGGAAACGAAATGGCAGGGACTGGCTGAAACCCAAACGGACGAGAAGTTCTTCGTGTTCAGTACGCCGATCTACGGGATCCGCGCGCTGGCCCGGACACTGATCTCTTATCAGGTCAAACACGGCTTGCGCACCATCCGACAAATCATTGGACGTTGGGCTCCTACTTCCGAAAACGATACGGTCGCTTACATCAAGGCTGTTTGCGAAGGCTCTAGGTTCGGTGCAGATGTTGAGCTAGATATGCACAAACATGAGCATTTGAAGGCCCTGGCTGTGGCTATCATTGGTTTTGAGAACGGCCAGCAGCCGTACACGGCTGCGCAGCTTGACAAGGCACTGACGTTGGCAGGCGTGGAGCCTCCCGCTAGGAACCTGCAACAGTCCCGCACCGTAAAGGGCGGAAAGGCCGCTACTGCGGCAACGGTGGGTCTTGGTGCCGTCAACGCCTTGCAGGACAGCCTTGCGCCTGCGCGCGACACACTTCAAACGCTCGTTCCATATCTCGACGCGGCCAAGTGGTTGCTTTTGGCAATCACACTCATCGGCATCGGCGTGATGGTCTGGGCGCGTATTGACGACCATAGGAAAGGCCTGCGCTGATGTGGACGATCCTCACAAGCTGGTTTTCCAGCAACCTTATCAAAATCATTGGCTGGGGCACGGTTGCTGCATCTGTGGCCGCCGTCCTCTTCGGCGCGCGCCAATCAGGACGCACCGCAGAACGCTATGACCAACTCAAGAAAATCACGGAGATCAAAGATGCCCAACTTCGCGCCGCGATGGATGCTCCTCGCACTCGCGCTGACCTTGTTAAGCGCCTGCGGGACGGCAAGTTCTAACCCCGCCTGCGTTTGTCCGCCGATTAAGGAATATAGCCGCGAGTTTCAGAAGAAACTTGCGGACGAAATTGAATTGGCTCCTGCAAATGCGGCATTTCCAGAAGCCCTCATAGACTACAATACTATCAGGCAACAATTACTGAAATGCGACTAAACGCATTATGAATACTGCGTCAATAACCCCGAAAGCGTGGTATTCGCCCTCACGGCATCATGTGGCACAATCAAGTAGCGCCAAGGCTTCCCGCCGTTCTCCGTTTCATGCTTTGTCGCTGCCTCACACCATTTGACGGCGGCACGGGCTTTTTGTTGAACAGCGTCGGCATCAACCTCATCGGCACGCTTGGTTTCGATAAGAAGCTTTTCTTTGGATGTCTCGACAACGAAATCCGGTTCATAGCCGTCGTTATCGTTGGTATAGATTTTGACGTCATTGCGCAGGGGCTTAAACCACTTCAGAACATCCTTTTCATCTTCCAGTAAAATGGCCATCTGCCGTTCGGTATCAGAATCAAACTTCTGTTGCGGATAGAGGCATTTCGAGAAGCCCTCAAACACCATGCCGCGAATATCGGAAACATTGGTTAGCGTCTGGCGGAAGTTCCTGACTTTCTCTCCCGCATCAATCGTTACAGCCCCCATCTTGGGTTGCTCAAACCCGCGCGTTACGGAGGCGTGAAAGTCCGTGTAGCCAAGCTTCACATGCGCATCCATCTGCGCGTGGATCAAATCGGCCAGTTTGGTACGGTAGAACTGAACGACATTCTTTGCTTTTTCTGCATCGCTGCTCAAATAGGAAGCGACATACGCAACCATCTGCCCCGACAATTTATAAAGCAGATCAGCGTGGTCATCGTAGGAAATGTCATCCTTATCGATAAGAACGGCGACAATATAATCTTCGAGCCGCGCTTCTTGGCCGATGGTTTCGCCCTTGGCCATCTGTTCGCGTTCAGAGGTGCGTAAATGCTGGATCAGGATTTTATCTTCAACTGGCTGCAAGCGCGGCAGGTCTTTTGTGTCGAGATCAAAATCCGTGAACTCGTAGCTATCGGCCCCGATAGGCGTTACCGTCACGCGCGGGATGTCGATGGTGTTCTGGACATAGGCCTCAATCTGCCTCCGCACGATGCTTTCGACGTTGGGCTTGTCAATGATAACGTCGAGCGTTCCTTGGGCAGGCGCAATTTTATCCATCACACGATCAACGATTTTCTTTTGCGTCTCCGGCTTCAATAACTCGCGAGAACTTGGCAACCGTTCAAAATCCTTGATAACCTCAAAAGACGCCTTGGCAATGGGGCGTTCTGCTTCTGTGAACAATGGCTTCTGTTCCGGCTTTACCGGCGCTTCCCCTGAAACCATCAACTCGACATTAGATTTAATCTCAACCGCTTGTTTAGGTTTTGCGGCAATGTCTTTGCCGATCACAACTCCCGCACGGATGATCGAGTGCTGATCGTTTGCCTCGCGGATGATCTCCTCAAACCTGTCATGCGCCACAATGGTCAAACGATCCACGGCGGCAACACCTGTACGCCTGCCATAGGGCAGACGAAGACCACGTCCAATGGACTGTTCAACAAGGGTGCGCGAATTGGCGGCGCGCAACGGCACAATCGTGTAAAGGTTGGTGACGTCCCAACCTTCTTTTAACATGTTAACATGAATGACGATTTCTGTCGGCTCATTAGGGTCTTCGACGGCAAGCAAACGTTGAACCGTTTCGTCTTTTTCCTCGCCACGTTGAGCCGAGTGAACGGTAATCACGCGATCTTTATAACGCCCGTCGAAGAACGCATCCGACTTAATCATAGCCATAAGGTTTTCGGCATGCGTTGTATCCTGTGCCACAACGAGAATGAACGGCTTCACATAGGGCCGATTGTTGTTGTCAGCATAGACCTTCAGCTCGGCCTTTGCGTTTTCGTGGATGCAAATGGCGTCTTCGAGCTTGATCTTTTCCAGCTCGTCTTCCGTAAAATTACGCGGGTTAAAATTCTCGCGCGTCGCAACCGCTGGTTCCTTCACGTAGCCATCTTCCATTGCCTTATAGAGAGGATAGCTGTAAATGACATTCTTGAACGGAATGGCCTTTGCGCCATTTTCGATTTGCGGCGTGGCCGTCAATTCAAGACCGAGAACAGGGTTCAGTTCATTGAGCGCCCGAATGCCCGCCGAAGCGCGATAGCGGTGCGATTCATCCATCAACAGCACAAGATCGTCGAGCTTAGACAGATATTCAAAATAGCTCTCACCCAGATATTCCGAAAGTCGCTTGATCCGAGGTGAAGCCCCGCCGCGCGTCTCGGTGTTGATCTTTGAGATGTTAAAAATGTTGATGTGGATATTGTCAGCATGGCCCAAAAGATCGGTTCCGCGAATGCCGCGCCCGCTTTCGTAATTATCGCCCGTGATGATTTCCGGCGGTGTAATGGCGAGTTCCGCAATGCCCTGAAAGACGTATTTCGGCGTGTTTGGCGTAAAATCGGCGATCAACTTGTTATAAATGGTCAGGTTCGGGGCCAGCACAAAGAAATGCTTCATCCCATACGCGAGATGCAGATAGGCAATAAAAGCCCCCATCAACCGCGTCTTGCCAACGCCCGTAGCAACGGCGAAACAGAGCGAAGGAAAATCGCGCTCAAAATCCTCGACCGACGGATATTCAGAAGCGATGGTCTTCAGCGCTTCCGCCACATCACGGTCTTTGTCGAAAGAGATAATCTCCGCCACCCGCGCGAGGATTTCGAGAGACTCCTTCTGCGGCGTGCGGAGAGACAGACGGTTTGAAATGGCATTGAGATGACGGTTCATGGGGATTATCCTAAGCTTTCTGTACGTTGACAGGCTTTATAATTTCCTGCTTGCGATCAATAATTTTCCGGACGTTATCAGGAATGTGATAGACAACACTTTTTCCTTGATGTGATGCTGTTAAAACACCCTTGTTCGTCAATCCAATGATGACGTTCTTATAATGTGTAAATTCCTCTGGCCGTCCCAAAAGCCCATGATATTGATCCCAGTTAAGTTGCCCCGTGCGTGTATTCTTGTTTACTAAATCCAGCATAACAACTCGCTCATCAGCATTTAGAGTTTTTAGTATTTGCTGCATTTGCTTGGCTTGTTGGTGACTGGCCCAAGCATCTTTTGCTTTATGAAGGCCCCATTCAATAGCTCCGGCGATCCCAAAAGCGATAAAAATATACCCAGTCCAAGTATAATCCGATGTGTCATTCGATGGAGCAAAAACACACAGCGCCGCCCCTACAAAAAGATAGTGCAAGGGCTTGTTTAGCTTATTCCATATCAATGAAATCCACTCCATCGACTATTCCTTTCCTTATGCTTCCTCATCTCCAAACAAAGACGGTTCTTTAGATTTCGCCTTCGCACGAGCCTTGGCCTTTTCCTTGCGAGGCGTGGGGATGTCCACTTGCTCTTCCTCGGCCAAGGGGAGGTTTTGGACGTTGAGGCTGTAGTCGTCGTGGCCCCATTCGCATTTGGTAAGAACGGCACGGGGGATTTTACGGAGGGTTAGGTTTTCAAACGCATCCGCTTTGCCTCGGAAGGCGGAACAGCAAATAAGAAGACTGCGCTTGTCGCCCACTTCTTCGGACAAGGCGGCGAGCTGCGCCTGATCCAGCGTTTGCGTTGTCACATAGATGAAGTCGGTCTCGGTTGAATGGCCTTGCTGCCAATAGATTGTCTCGGACGGCGCATAGGTAAAGCCCATCAGCTTGCACATCGCCTGTGTCAGCATGGCGGGATCATAGTCTTTGTTGATGACCGCTTGGCCGTATTTGTCCATCGAGATAAGCGATGGAGCCAACGCGTAATAGCGGAATCCACCGCCGCCCTTCCAACCCACAGCTTCGGTTATGCCGCCCTTGTCTTCGCCATCGATCACCTTTTTGAGGCGCGGAATGATATGCGTATGGCAATGCTCGCCGAGTTCGATCATGATCCACCGCCGCCCCATTTTGTGAGCAACCGCGCCCGTCGTGCCAGAACCAGCGAAGGAATCGAGGACGAGATCACCCGGATTGGTGGCCAAGAGAAGAATCTTTTGCAGAAGCCTCTCTGGTTTTGGTGTCCCAAATAGGTCGGTAACTTTTACGTCAGGAAATAGGTTCTTTAGCTCGTATTTTGCCTGTCTGTTGTGACCTGTTTCTTCAAGGTCAGTCCATAAGGTTGAAGGAGGGAGCCCCTCCATATCTGCGAGATAAGTGCGACGAATAAGGCGTGTATAGTCAGGCGAATAGCGAATCTCACCGGTTTTCATTTTCTCTTCAATCGTTTCACGCGACCAACGCCATCCATTGGGCGGATGCTTGATCTTATTTCCTTTCGGGGTAACAATATCGAACTGCAAATTGGTTCTTAGTCCGGGATTGTTTACTGGGTTTCCATCAAACCATGCTCCCCTTGGATCATTGTCTGGATTCTTAAAATGTTTTCTCTTATTCATATCGTTTAGAAATTTGGGCGACCAATCCGGCTCTTTTGCATAGATGAGAACATCATTGTGATCGAGAGAGAATTTCGTGACATTATTGTTGCTGTTGTCAGAGGTGCGCCAAACAACGTCTGAAATAAAACAAGAACGCCCAAACACCTCGTCGCAAAGCACCTTGAGATAGTGGCATTCGTTGTCGTCGATGGTGATCCAGATTGAGCCGTCTTCGGAGAGAAGGTTGCGCAGGATTTCAAGACGATCGCGCATGAGGCCGAGCCAGATGGAATGTTCCAACCCGTCATCGTAATGAGTGAAAGCCGAGCCGGTGTTATAGGGCGGATCGATAAAGACGCATTTGACCTTCCCCGCATATTCCTGCTCCAACGCCTTAAGCGCGAGCAGATTGTCGCCAAAGATCAGCTTATTGTCGAACAAATCATGATCCGTAACGCGCTTCTCCGCGTGATACGACTTTGTATCATCCTCCAACAAAATCCGAGGCTCCAACCGAGGCCTCTGATCCTTCCCAATCCACGTCAGTTCCAGCTTTTGCTTTTTTGTCATTGTTCACTTTTTCCAGATTATAGGGTTAGGTTGACAGCCAAATAACAATCAATCCTGCAATAACAGCCACAACAATTTCTCCGATCCATGAGCATAGTAACGACCATGTGCGGATAATCCAAATGGGTTTAGCAATTTTCGTTGCTACGGAGGTATTAGCGGTAGGTTGGCAAGGAGGTTCTACCGAGACGCATTGATCGATTGCGGGAAGATCAAGGGATAGGGTTCTCAACCAAGCTACAAACTCTTTTGGTTTTACGCGGCTGGCGTAAAAGGACTTGATGCGTTCTTCCTCAGCAGCTTTCTGATCGCAATCGAACAGGTGATCGTTAAAGTCGTGCAGTTTCAAGTCTTGTGTACGCTGTGCATCTAGGATATAGCCCATCAGTCGCTTAACGCGGGGCTTATATCGCAAGAAAGCAATCTTCTTTTCTTCTTTCGTATTGCTTTGATGCCCGAGGACATAAAGCAAAGCATCCGTCATTTTCCAAAGGGGCTCGGTTATCCGCTGTACAAATGTTTTTTGATCTATCGCAGGAAAATTCAGATTCTCTTCTTTTCGAGAGTGTTGAGACAGACCGTAGTATTGGATTTGATTTTCTAGTTCGTCATATATCTGCTTAGGAATTTGTATGCCGGTTCGTTCAGCCCAGATAAGAAAGCTTACCGTATAAAATTCTGGGGTCTTCTCCTTGTCTTGCTCAAAGGATTCAAAGTCGTAGTCCTTCACATATGCCTCGATTTCGCCTTTCTCTGCGGCCTTTAACGCACCGGCGAAACAATCCGCAGACTGCTTGTCTTGTCGAATAATCTCTTCTAACTTCTGGAGACCCACTGCCGTCTCACAGTACCTATAAAACAAATCGTTAAGTTGTTTTGACCTGTGCGCATCGTCGTCAAATTCAAGATGGAGGTACAAAACCAGCGCGGGCAAAGGCAGATGGTCGGGAACGGGAATTTTTCCCGCGCCCTCTGAAAGAAACCTTTCGATCATTAATTCTCTCATCCCTTCACTTCCCATGTGTCCGCTCATTATTCTCCAGCAAAATCCGAAGTTCCAACCGAAGTTCCCGATCCTTCCCAATCCACGTCAATTCCAGTTTTTGCTTTTTATTAGTCATTTTTTTGATGATCCAAGTTTTCTGATGGGTAGAGAAGAATGCGAAAATCCCTGTCGATATTTTTGAAAGCATCTCTCATAGCGGCATATCTTATTTCGTATTCCTGATTATAGGATTTGGCTGGTAGATCTGTTTTTCCCCCTTCACCCAACCAAGCATAAACTAAACTCATTGTCTCGATTAAACCCTCTATCGACGACCTTAGCTTATCTCCAATAAATATTTTGTTTGATGTGTAATTTTCATAAAAAGAGAGCAAGGGTGTTTTGGCATCTTGATGCGCCTTTTCAAGCTTCAGTTTTTGATAGGCATGAAATCTATAACTATATTCCACATTTCTGACTCTGGCCTTCTCCTCTTCTGAGAATGCTGCCTGTGCCAAAAACTCATTCAATCGTTCTAATGAAACATCCGTGCAATTCTCAATAGGTTTCAGTTGGAGGGTGCGATAATAGATTTCTTCGAGCTTGCGCTGCGCCATTGAGAGATCGTTCCAAAGCTTCGGAAGCATGCCGAATTCAATGTCATGAAGTTTTGATAACCGATTAAAGGTAGAATCTATACGAAGATTGAATTTGCTTTGTTGTTCCTGAAATTTTGCATCAAGCCCCATTTTCCCTAGAACCAAACAAACAAAAATGACAAACACAAGAATTAGAACAACATAAATGCCATATCTCTGAATTTCTTGATTTATAAAGATTTGAATTATTGGATTAAGCGTCTCCGTCATAA contains these protein-coding regions:
- a CDS encoding phage tail protein yields the protein MAVLALGLVGAGLTSAIGIGASIGWMGGVVLGNLLFGGSKGSNTEGSRLSDLSVQSSTYGGTIQLVYGTMRVSGNVIWSTPLKETRHVQTQRGGKGGGGGSSTQTTYSYSVSFAVGLCAGPVSTVRRVWADTKLIYDATASNTQATEKYPGVIRIHTGAEDQQPDSTMEMHLGSGNVPGYRGLCFLTFTDLQLADFANRIPNISAEVVASGAMDCDAVILPRLSSMYREGGVIDPSRGVLLCVNSTRAFKYDLVNNTLALNVPLVDDVYGDLRGIDSEGYLYHATDAYGVGMHLCKRNPDTMAVVAKTTKRVDFSVSGFVLGHKIFVHRSRKVYDLDFGLVADLSEFFPYANEAPMCADGSGRYWQAAADKIRRVEVDILGNGDVAEWDVSAWTGGLRPNIIFWDDTTGHLFFKINQLHRIVKWHPDNGFAAYVDGVSLAVGYTMQDDYAFPQKGRLWATNDLTATLVDLVSMRVEKTINLMPYMPTSATHFCGCYEKFTHSAIIMTNEGEVKYPLERYGSDNVALSSILTDLCERAGLKQTDILTNEVSQLVHGYVMSRRASARDAIEPLLGAYFIDAAETDGVLRFIPRGQDLAATIPYDDLGAVEGTSNDNPLRVTETRTQELELPQRIDLTHYDPERDYQSNTQNAARASNAVTTKDQQTVELSIALSADEAAQIADKTLTSAWIGRNQFEFNLPPKWLRLDPTDVIDVLLPDATLALRLTQVDFGGNNIVACKAVAEDEIAYTSNAKGAGVPIASNPIPISTPISALVMDMPMLRAEDDGLGLYYALALKNNGTASLYKSPDALTWNIIGTGEAAPAYGWASSVLAAPLSPWSWDETNTVQIALSHGTLDSKTALEVLNWNNVGILGDELIQWKNATLLAENLYQLSGLLRGRRGTEWATGMHKIGDRFVVLATDGFYRMAMAATEIGQLSYYKAIPSGGDWDDAAQTSLKYNAASLRCFSPVHVKGTRDGSGNLTLSWIMRARWNGEWLDSIDISNYEATEAYEIDILNGDTVVHTLSATTTSATYSAADQTIDFGAAQSVLSIAIYQINSTIGRGTPGKATV
- a CDS encoding DEAD/DEAH box helicase family protein, producing the protein MNRHLNAISNRLSLRTPQKESLEILARVAEIISFDKDRDVAEALKTIASEYPSVEDFERDFPSLCFAVATGVGKTRLMGAFIAYLHLAYGMKHFFVLAPNLTIYNKLIADFTPNTPKYVFQGIAELAITPPEIITGDNYESGRGIRGTDLLGHADNIHINIFNISKINTETRGGASPRIKRLSEYLGESYFEYLSKLDDLVLLMDESHRYRASAGIRALNELNPVLGLELTATPQIENGAKAIPFKNVIYSYPLYKAMEDGYVKEPAVATRENFNPRNFTEDELEKIKLEDAICIHENAKAELKVYADNNNRPYVKPFILVVAQDTTHAENLMAMIKSDAFFDGRYKDRVITVHSAQRGEEKDETVQRLLAVEDPNEPTEIVIHVNMLKEGWDVTNLYTIVPLRAANSRTLVEQSIGRGLRLPYGRRTGVAAVDRLTIVAHDRFEEIIREANDQHSIIRAGVVIGKDIAAKPKQAVEIKSNVELMVSGEAPVKPEQKPLFTEAERPIAKASFEVIKDFERLPSSRELLKPETQKKIVDRVMDKIAPAQGTLDVIIDKPNVESIVRRQIEAYVQNTIDIPRVTVTPIGADSYEFTDFDLDTKDLPRLQPVEDKILIQHLRTSEREQMAKGETIGQEARLEDYIVAVLIDKDDISYDDHADLLYKLSGQMVAYVASYLSSDAEKAKNVVQFYRTKLADLIHAQMDAHVKLGYTDFHASVTRGFEQPKMGAVTIDAGEKVRNFRQTLTNVSDIRGMVFEGFSKCLYPQQKFDSDTERQMAILLEDEKDVLKWFKPLRNDVKIYTNDNDGYEPDFVVETSKEKLLIETKRADEVDADAVQQKARAAVKWCEAATKHETENGGKPWRYLIVPHDAVRANTTLSGLLTQYS
- a CDS encoding structural protein P5; the encoded protein is MTNKTLPRGIRNNNPGNLKKTETKWQGLAETQTDEKFFVFSTPIYGIRALARTLISYQVKHGLRTIRQIIGRWAPTSENDTVAYIKAVCEGSRFGADVELDMHKHEHLKALAVAIIGFENGQQPYTAAQLDKALTLAGVEPPARNLQQSRTVKGGKAATAATVGLGAVNALQDSLAPARDTLQTLVPYLDAAKWLLLAITLIGIGVMVWARIDDHRKGLR
- a CDS encoding site-specific DNA-methyltransferase, with the protein product MTKKQKLELTWIGKDQRPRLEPRILLEDDTKSYHAEKRVTDHDLFDNKLIFGDNLLALKALEQEYAGKVKCVFIDPPYNTGSAFTHYDDGLEHSIWLGLMRDRLEILRNLLSEDGSIWITIDDNECHYLKVLCDEVFGRSCFISDVVWRTSDNSNNNVTKFSLDHNDVLIYAKEPDWSPKFLNDMNKRKHFKNPDNDPRGAWFDGNPVNNPGLRTNLQFDIVTPKGNKIKHPPNGWRWSRETIEEKMKTGEIRYSPDYTRLIRRTYLADMEGLPPSTLWTDLEETGHNRQAKYELKNLFPDVKVTDLFGTPKPERLLQKILLLATNPGDLVLDSFAGSGTTGAVAHKMGRRWIMIELGEHCHTHIIPRLKKVIDGEDKGGITEAVGWKGGGGFRYYALAPSLISMDKYGQAVINKDYDPAMLTQAMCKLMGFTYAPSETIYWQQGHSTETDFIYVTTQTLDQAQLAALSEEVGDKRSLLICCSAFRGKADAFENLTLRKIPRAVLTKCEWGHDDYSLNVQNLPLAEEEQVDIPTPRKEKAKARAKAKSKEPSLFGDEEA
- a CDS encoding super-infection exclusion protein B — protein: MEWISLIWNKLNKPLHYLFVGAALCVFAPSNDTSDYTWTGYIFIAFGIAGAIEWGLHKAKDAWASHQQAKQMQQILKTLNADERVVMLDLVNKNTRTGQLNWDQYHGLLGRPEEFTHYKNVIIGLTNKGVLTASHQGKSVVYHIPDNVRKIIDRKQEIIKPVNVQKA